Proteins from a genomic interval of Chitinispirillales bacterium:
- the fliG gene encoding flagellar motor switch protein FliG, producing the protein MGYENHYEGGGIASLAKNVPGPRKAAIVMVALGSNASAQVIKHLSEKDVELLTTEIARLDDVTIETREAVLQEFTTLSMAYQYISQGGVDYAREILEDALGARKAKEIMERVQQRIRTTGFDLLERVDPSQLVNFMRKEHPQTISLLLAHMEPAAAAPILSQLPQDVQVDVASRIATMENVSPDTLDLVEEVLIDQIKSLFGGDISEIGGIKAVAEILNNIDRSAEKNILESLERESPDLATEIKNLMFVFEDIMLLDDSSMRVVLKSVDSKDLSIALKGASQDLQEKFMNNMSMRAAEMLREEISYLGPLRLKDVEVVQQKIVDVVRQLEEKGEIIVRGRGGSDDIIV; encoded by the coding sequence TTGGGTTACGAAAACCATTACGAAGGCGGAGGAATAGCGTCTCTTGCAAAAAACGTCCCCGGTCCGCGAAAAGCCGCTATAGTCATGGTTGCACTCGGAAGTAACGCATCGGCGCAAGTCATAAAACACCTTAGCGAAAAAGATGTTGAATTGCTTACGACGGAAATAGCTCGCCTTGACGATGTTACAATTGAAACGCGTGAAGCGGTTCTTCAAGAATTTACCACGTTATCTATGGCATACCAATATATTTCACAGGGAGGTGTTGATTATGCCCGTGAAATCTTAGAAGATGCTTTAGGCGCTAGAAAAGCCAAAGAAATAATGGAAAGGGTTCAGCAGAGAATACGGACTACCGGATTCGATTTACTTGAAAGAGTAGATCCCTCTCAATTGGTGAATTTTATGCGTAAAGAGCATCCGCAAACAATTTCACTCCTTTTGGCGCACATGGAACCGGCGGCGGCGGCGCCGATATTATCTCAGCTCCCGCAGGACGTACAGGTTGATGTCGCAAGCAGAATCGCAACAATGGAAAATGTTTCCCCCGATACTTTAGATTTGGTAGAAGAAGTTTTGATAGATCAGATTAAATCGCTATTCGGCGGCGATATATCAGAAATCGGAGGAATTAAGGCGGTTGCCGAAATTCTTAATAACATAGATCGTTCGGCTGAAAAGAATATTTTAGAATCGCTTGAAAGAGAAAGTCCGGATTTAGCGACAGAAATCAAGAATCTTATGTTTGTATTTGAAGATATTATGCTTCTTGACGATTCTTCAATGCGCGTTGTTCTTAAATCGGTCGATAGCAAAGACCTATCAATAGCGCTAAAAGGAGCGTCGCAGGATTTGCAAGAAAAATTTATGAACAACATGTCTATGCGTGCGGCGGAAATGCTTCGTGAAGAAATTTCATATTTAGGACCTTTACGTTTGAAAGACGTTGAAGTCGTTCAACAGAAAATAGTGGATGTAGTTCGCCAACTTGAAGAAAAAGGCGAAATTATCGTCAGAGGACGCGGCGGAAGCGACGATATTATTGTTTAA